The stretch of DNA GCAAAAAAGACAAGAATGTACCAGCAGCTGCAAGAACTTCCAGCAAAATACAAAGTAACTGCCCTTGTCAGAATGGAAAAGGTCCGCTCATCACAAATGTTGCCACTAAGAAAAAAATTCCTAGGCCAAGTCGAAATCATTAGCATCAAAGACAAGGTAGCACAAAAGGCACTCGAAAAGCTAAACATTCCTGGAATTGCAAAGATGGTAGAAGCCCTGACAGGTCAGTGTGTTTTGATGTTTACAAACATGTCACCATTCAAACTCAATGTGTTACTAGGCAAGAACAAAATCATGATGTTCGGTCGTGGTGGGGACATTGCAAGTGTAGATATCAACGTACCAGCAAAGAACACAGGCATTGCTCCAGGTCCAATGCTTACTGAATTCAAGGAAGCTGGCATTCCAACCAAAATCGACCAGGGAACAATTTGGATTCTAAAGGATTCTACTCCAGTCAAAAAGGGTCAGCCAATTCCTGACAAACTTGCAACATTACTGCAAAAGCTAGACATCAAGTCAGTAGAGGCAGGAGTCCTACTTGATGCGGCACTAGAAGAAGGAATCCAGTACAAGCGAGAAGAACTGATAATCGACCTAGAATCATACAGAGGCCTATTTGCACAAGCACACCAAGAAGCAGTATCACTGTCTATTGAGGCAGGATACATCACAAAGGACAACATCAAACAAGTCTTGGCAAAGGCTGCACATGGCTCACGATCCGTTGCGATCGAGGCAGGCTACATCACAGAAGATATCAAAGAAGCAGTCCTCCAAAAAGCAAATGCCCAAGCCCAGTCTGTTGCCTCAAAGGCAAAAGGCTACACTCCTGCTTAGAATTATTTTTCTCGCGCCCTAGGCAAATTCCAGTTGTACTTCATAGCTACCAGTCTTAGTATTGTAGTCACTATGATTCCAATGATTGACGTCAGGTATAGTGGGATTTCTGCCACAAGCAACCCATAGAATATTACAACTCCGACAAAGCTTGCGGTGACATATAGTTCTTTTATAAAAATGAACGGCACCTCATTTACAAAGACATCTCGCAGTATTCCACCGCCTACTGCTGTCAGAATGCCTGCAAATGCGATTGCCAAAAAGTTCAGGCCGAAAATATGGTACGCAAATGTCGCTCCAGTAATTGAAAATACTCCAAGACCAATTGCGTCAAATTTCAGAAACAGGTTCCAGTGCTTTTTGAGATACGGGTGCAAAAAGAACAGAGCAACGCCAGAGGCCACGCTGATTCCAACATATAGTGGATCTACTATGGAGTTTGGCGGAAATCTGCCGATTATCACATCACGGATTGTTCCGCCTGCCACACCCGTAATTATTGACAGAATCAAAATCCCGACAATGTCTGACTTGTGCTCGATTGCCTTGAACGCGCCAGTTACTGCAAAGGCCATTGTGCCAAAAAGATCAAAGACATAGATCAGAAACAGAAACGGTGTGTCTGCCACTATACCGTATGGTATATTGTGCTAGATAAAGGTAAAAATGAAAATTTTGAGGAATTAACCGAATAGTGAAGCGAGGCCTTCCATTGCTTGCTCTTCAGATTTACCTGCTGGAGCTTCTTCTTTCTTTGCCTCAGCTGCTGGAGCTGCGCCACCTGCACTTGCTGCTGGAGCTGCTGCAACGGCAACTGGAGCTGCCTTGATTGCTTCTTCAATGTTTACATCAGCTAGTGCAGAAACCAATGCCTTTACTTGGGCATCACTTACTTCTGCGCCTGCTGCTTTGATAACACTACTAACGTTAGCTTCGTTAATTTCCTTCTTTAGTTTGTGCAAAATTAATGCAGCGTAAACGTATTCCATTGTATCGTGACTTTTTTTGGGGATAATATAAAACTACGTCTAGTTTAGGATTTTGAGGCTTCTACATACAGAATAGAGATTCTGCTTTAGGTTCTTGTCGTATAGAGTATCCATTCTTTGCTTGAGTATTCTCTTTGCCTGGTCGCGCTCTGCTCCTTCTGGTAGTGATAATACATTGTTGATCAGCTCTGGCAGCGATTCGCGAATCCAGCCGTCCAGAACATAGAATGATTTTTCAGACATTTCCACCACATTGTTTTCCTTGACATTGAGGGTGTCATTGAATGTGTCATGCTCGGTTCTGTATACTAGTCCGAGAATGCAGCTTTCCGGTGTTGGGTTTTTGAGAATTTCTTCGGATCTTGGCCCTGCCTTTCCCTGTGAGACTTTATTTTTGAGGCCTGCCATGTTTATGATTAGGCCGCTAACGCCGATTTTGTCTCCGTCGATTCCAGTTACTGCGCCGACGATCACATTGGTGTATTGACCGTCTGGCTTTGTCGCAAAGACATAGCTGCCTTCTTGGAGCTGTTTTGGTTTTCGGCCGAACATTGATCAAATTGTAAAACTTGCGTATTTAATTGATCCTAAACGGAGTTCTGTTAATTACTTG from Candidatus Nitrosotenuis aquarius encodes:
- a CDS encoding trimeric intracellular cation channel family protein, which produces MADTPFLFLIYVFDLFGTMAFAVTGAFKAIEHKSDIVGILILSIITGVAGGTIRDVIIGRFPPNSIVDPLYVGISVASGVALFFLHPYLKKHWNLFLKFDAIGLGVFSITGATFAYHIFGLNFLAIAFAGILTAVGGGILRDVFVNEVPFIFIKELYVTASFVGVVIFYGLLVAEIPLYLTSIIGIIVTTILRLVAMKYNWNLPRAREK
- the rpl12p gene encoding 50S ribosomal protein P1, which codes for MEYVYAALILHKLKKEINEANVSSVIKAAGAEVSDAQVKALVSALADVNIEEAIKAAPVAVAAAPAASAGGAAPAAEAKKEEAPAGKSEEQAMEGLASLFG
- a CDS encoding 50S ribosomal protein L10, giving the protein MHENRTTYPAKKTRMYQQLQELPAKYKVTALVRMEKVRSSQMLPLRKKFLGQVEIISIKDKVAQKALEKLNIPGIAKMVEALTGQCVLMFTNMSPFKLNVLLGKNKIMMFGRGGDIASVDINVPAKNTGIAPGPMLTEFKEAGIPTKIDQGTIWILKDSTPVKKGQPIPDKLATLLQKLDIKSVEAGVLLDAALEEGIQYKREELIIDLESYRGLFAQAHQEAVSLSIEAGYITKDNIKQVLAKAAHGSRSVAIEAGYITEDIKEAVLQKANAQAQSVASKAKGYTPA